The sequence below is a genomic window from Candidatus Krumholzibacteriia bacterium.
CCGAGATCACCGGGGTGTTCCGGTTCGTGCAGACCGGTGGCTCGAGTTGCTGCGTCTCCTTTTCGCAGGAGGCGATCGACAGCAGGCCGGGAAGGAACAGGGCCATCGAGAGTCGATTACGGAGCACGGCGGTTCGTCCAGCGTGGGGGGAACGATCGGGAGCCCATGTACGGAGCGGAATCGCTCGCCCCGGGTCAAGAGCACGCCTCCGCCGTGGGCCGCTGCGGTCGAGAAGTCCGGCGTCGCGTCCGATCAGTGGTCGTGACCGTGATGGCCGCAGTGCTCACGGGCGGCCACGAGGGCACCGGTGTCCCGGTGTTCGCCGAGCCAGTTCACCCGGCCCGACTCGATGCCTTGGATCGCGCCCACGACTTTCACGCCGCAACGCGAGCATCGGAGCAGGAGACCTCGGTGGCGAAGGGGTGCTGGCCACCTTCGGCGGTCTCCTGCCGCCGGTCGGCGCCGAAGCGGGGAGAGGTCGACTCGCCGGCGGCGAAGCGGGCGTCTCCGGGTTGCGAACATGTGAGGATCAAGTTTCCACCCTGTCTTTTGCGGCCGCGTATCGCACCTTGCCGATCGGAGTGCGTTCCGACCGCAGCGCTCCCTGTCGGCCGGCCGCGCACCTCACTCCACAGAAACACCGAGGAGAGCGCCATGGAGACCGTGGCTCGCGAGCGTGCGTACAACCCCTTCGAGGTCGCCCAGTCCCAGTTCGACAACATCGCCGAACAGATCGGACTCGACGACGGAATGCGTCAGCTCTTGCGCAATCCCATGCGCGAGTTCCACTTCAACATCCCGGTGCGCCTGGACGACGGATCGACGCGGGTCTTCCGCGGCTTCCGCGTGCAGCACAACGATGCGCGCGGACCGGGCAAGGGAGGGATCCGCTTCCACCCGCAGGAGACCATCGACACCGTGCGGGCCCTGGCCATGTGGATGACGTGGAAGACCGCGGTGGTCGACATCCCGCTGGGCGGCAGCAAGGGCGGCGTGATCTGCGATCCGCACGAGCTGAGCATGCGCGAGCAGGAGCAGATCTGCCGCGGCTGGGTGCGCCAGGTCGCGCGCGACATCGGCCCGATCTCCGACGTCCCCGCTCCCGACGTGATGACCAACTCGCAGCACATGCTGTGGATGCTCGACGAGTACGAGCACATCGCCGGCCAGCACATGCCGGGCATGATCACCGGCAAGCCCGTGGGCATGGGCGGTTCGCTCGGGCGAACGCAGGCCACCGGCTACGGCGTGATCTACACGCTCCGCGAGGCCCTGCGCGAGAAGGACCTCGACCCGCAGAACTGCATCGCCAGCGTGCAGGGCTTCGGCAACGTCGCCCAGTACGCGATCGAACTCTTCGACCAGCTCGGCGGTTCGGTGACCTGCGTGTCGTCGTGGGATCAGAAGGACCGTCGCTCCTACTGCTTCCGCCGTCCGGGCGGGGTCGATCTCGAGCAGCTGCGCGGGGTGACCGATCGCTTCGGCGGGATCGACAAGGAGAAGGCCCAGGACCTGGGCTACGAGCTCCTCCCCGGTGAGCAGTGGATCGAGCAGGAGGTCGACATCCTCATCCCCTGCGCGCTCGAGAACCAGATCAACGAGGACAACGTGGGTCTGGTGAGCGACCGCGTGAAGATCGTGGCCGAGGGTGCGAACGGACCGACCACGCCGGAGGCCGACGCGGCCCTGCGCAAGCGCGGCACCTTTGTCATTCCCGACTTCCTGGCCAACGCCGGCGGGGTCAGCTGCAGTTACTTCGAGCAGGTCCAGAGCAACATGAACTACTACTGGGACATGGACGAGGTCCTGGGCAAGCTCGACACGATCATGACCGCGGCCTATCTCGACGTCAGCAACTTCGCCGAGAAGAAGCACCTCGAGATGCGCGACGCCGCACAGGTCCTGGCCGTGAGCCGGGTGGCGCAGGCCTGCCACGACCGCGGCTGGCTCTGAGTCGCGGTCCACACTCCGGCCCCGGTTCCCCGGAGGGGGTCATGGGAGGATCCGCGGAACGACCCGTGGACGACTTCCGGCGCCGCTCCGGAGGAGTGGGGCCGGGAATCCACCGCATCGGTGCGGGCGAGATCGGCGGCAAGGCCGCCGGTCTCGTCTTCCTGCGCGACGAGGTCGTCGGCCGCATCGACACGAGCCGCTTCGACGGTCTGTCGATCGACGTCCCTCCCATGTCGGTGCTCGGCACGCAGGTGTTCGAGGCCTTCGTCGGGCGCAACGATCTGGACATCGAGCGGCTCTCGGGGCGTTCCGACGCCTGGATCGCCCACGTCTTCCAGCGCGCGAACCTGCCGCCGACGGTGGTCGGCGATCTGCACGCGCTGATCCGCGGGCAGCGACGCCCGTTGGCCGTGCGCTCGAGCAGCCGGCTCGAGGACGCCCTGGCGCACCCCTTCGCGGGCGTGTACGGCACCAAGATGCTGCCCAACGACCAGATCGATTCGTCCACGCGATTCCGGCGGCTGCTCGAGGCGATCAAGTACGTGTACGGCACCACGTGGTCGGCGGCGGCGCGCTCGTACCACGCCTCGCTCGGCCACGAGGTGGGCGACGAGTCCATGGCGGTGGTGCTTCAGGAGGTGGTGGGACGTCGCCACGGCGATCGCTACTACCCCGACCTCTCCGGCGTGGCGCGGTCCTGGAATCCCTACCCGTTGCCCGGTTGCGAGCCCGAGGACGGGGTCGTGAGCCTGGCCCTGGGTCTGGGGCGGCAGATCGTCGACGGAGGGCTCAGCTGGACCTACTGCCCGCGCCGGCCGCGCGTGCAGCCGCCCTGGGCCGACGTCGCCGACCGCGCGCGTAATACGCAGACCACGTTCTGGGCGGTCAACATGGGTCCGCCGCCGGCGCACGATCCCACCCGCGAGACCGAATACCTGGTCGAGCTCGACCTCGCCCGCGCCGAGGACGACGGACGGATCGACCGCTTCGTGTCGAGCTGGGATCGTGCGAACGACCGCTTGCGTCCGGGTCGGATCGGACCGCGGGGCACACCGCGGGTCCTGGACTACGCACCGCTGCTGCAGTACGGCGACCTGCCCTTCAACGATCTCGTGACCGCGCTGATCGAGGCTGCCCGCGACGCGAGCGGGGCCGAGATCGAACTGGAGTTCGCCGCGACCTTCGGGGATGGTCCGCGCGACCCGGCGCACCTGAGCGTGCTGCAGTTGCGTCCCATGGCGGTGCAGGCCGACACGGTCGAGGTCGACGAGGCCGAGCTGCACGATCCGCGGGCGGTCGTGGCGTCGACCTCGGTCCTCGGCGACGGCGACGAGGAACTCCACGACGTGGTGTTCGTGGAACCCGAGGGCTTCGACCGCTCGTACACCCGCGACGTCGCCGCCGAGCTCGCCACGATCAACGACGACCTGGTGCGCGAGGGCCGCCCTTACGTGCTGCTGGGCTTCGGTCGGTGGGGAAGTTCCGACCCCTGGTTGGGAATCCCGGTCGTCTGGGGCCAGATCAGTGGTGTCAGGGTCCTCGTCGAGGCGTCCCTGCAGGAACTCTCGGCCGATCCCAGTCAGGGATCCCACTTCTTGCACAACCTCGTGGGACGCGGTGCGATGATGCTGACCGTGCCCCGGAGCCAACAACCGCCGATCGACTGGGAGCGCCTGCGGGCGATGCCCGAGATCCGTCGCACCCGCTGGTGCCGTCACGTCCGCTCGCCCGCGCCGCTGAGGGTGCGGGTCGACGGTCGCCGGCGCCGAGGAGTCGTCCTGAGTCATGAATGAAGGCCGTGCCTACCGTGGACTGCTCGAAGACCTGCGCGAACGCGCGAAGGAACTCGAATGCCTGTATCGGGTCGAGGAAGAGCTCGCCAGGCCCGACGACTCCCTCGAGGAATCCCTGCAGCGGGTGGTCGGCCTGATCCCCGGCGGGTGGCAGTATCCCGAGAACTGTGCGGCGCTGCTCGAGGTCGAGGGCCAGGTCTACCGTTCGCAGGAGTTCGAGCCCACCCCGCAGATGATCCACGCCGAAATCGAAGTGCAGGGGCGGATCCTGGGCCGCCTGGCCGTCTACTACCTGCAGGACAGTCCGCCCGAGGACGAAGGGCCCTTCCTCTTCGAGGAGGTGCGGCTGATCCGGTCGCTCGCCGACCGCCTGGCCCACCACATCCTCTACTCGAACCTCCAGCAGTCCCAGCTCGTCGGCGGGGGCAACGGGGGGGACGTCCTCGACTGGGCACGGGGACTGCGCCTGCTCCGCGAAGCCGACCGGGAGCAGTACGCTCGGCTCTCGCGGCGTATGCTGAACCACCTGGTGAGCATGGGCGTGACCCCCGCGGCGGACATGCTCGGCCGCCGCGCCGCCGAACTCGCGGAATCGGACAACGAGAACCAGCCCGAACGCACCGTCGCGACCGACCGCGAGCTCCTGCTCTCGGATGCGCCCTTCGACCTGGCTTCGAACCACCTGAGCAACGACGAGATCATGTCGTTGGTGCAGCAGTGGCTGTACGAGGAGAAGGTCGCCGCCTTCAACAAGGTGCTGGCCGACCCCAAGGCGTCGCTGGGAGAGGTGGCCGACGCACTGCGTCGCTTCCGCAGCGTGTCGACGGACATCCAGCAGCACTCGCGTTCGACGGTGGCGGGCCTTCGTGCATCGCTGCTGCGCCGGACCCTTTCGTCGCAGACCGAGTTCATCCGCCTGGCCCGCGACTACGTCGATCCCTTCGACTTCGTCGAGCTCTTCGATCACCTCGTGGTGTCCGACCAGGGCCACGGCACGGTCGGCGGCAAGAGTGCCGGCCTGCTGCTGGCGAACTGGATCCTCGACCGGCGCGGAGCCGAGGATCCCGACGTGCCGCGGGTGAAGGTGCCGCGCGCGTGGTTCCTGACCTCGGACAGCATGGTCGCTTTCATCAAGCACAACGATCTCGAGGGCGTGATCGAGCAGAAGTACAAGGAGATCGACGAGGTTCGGCAGGAGTATCCGAACATCGTCCAGCTCTTCAAGTCGTCGGCCTTCCCGCCGGAGATCGTGAAGGGGTTGTCGGTCGCCCTCGACGACCTCGGTGAGGGCACGCCACTGATCGTGCGGAGCAGCTCGCTGCTCGAGGATCGTCTGGGGACCGCCTTCTCGGGCAAGTACAAGAGTCTGTTCGTGTCGAACCTCGGAACCAAGCGTGAGCGGTTGAACGCATTGATCGACGCGATCGCCGAGGTCTACGCCTCGGTCTTCGGTCCCGACCCCATCGAGTACCGCCGCGATCGCGGTCTGCTGGACTTCCACGAGGAGATGGGCGTCCTGATCCAGGCCGTGGTGGGCAAGCGCGTGGGGCGGTGGTTCCTGCCGGCCTTCGCCGGCGTGGCCTTCAGCCGCAACGAGTTCCGCTGGTCGCCGCGGATCCGCCGCGAGGACGGGATCGTGCGCGTGGTGCCCGGATTGGGTACGCGCGCGGTCGACCGCACCGCTGACGACTACCCGGTGCTCAGTGTACCCGGTCGCCCCGGACTGCGAGCGAACGTGGCGATCGACGAGATCATCCGCTACTCGCCGCGCTGGGTCGACTGCATCGACCTCGAGGACGGCCGCTTCGTGACCATCACACTCGAAGAGTTGCTGCGGGAGGCGGGAACCGACCTCCCGGGGTTCGAACTCGTGTTCTCGTCGGTCGACGGCGATCGACTGCGACCGGCGCACCCTCTGTTGACCGATCCCGAACGCGTCGAGTTGGTGTGTGACTTCGAGGGTCTGCTCTCGAACTCGACCTTCTCGCAGGACGTCCGGCGGATCCTCGACATTCTCGAGGATGCGCTCGAGAGCCCGGTCGACATCGAGTTCGCCCACGACGGCGAGCAGCTCTACCTGTTGCAGTGCCGCCCGCAGAGCTCGTCGTCCGACGAGCGCGCCGACGCCATTCCCCAGGACCTCGACCAGCGTCAGGTGGTGTTCACCGCCAACCGCTACGTGAACAACGGTCACGTACCCGACCTGACGCACATGGTGTACGTCGATCCTCTGCGGTACGCCGAGTTGCCCGGAGAACGCGAGATGCGCGAAGTGGGCCACGCCGTGGGTCGTCTGAACGAATTGCTGCCCAAACGCCAGTTCGCATTGGTGGGACCGGGCCGCTGGGGCAGCCGGGGAGACATCAAGCTGGGCGTGCCGATCACCTACTCCGAGATCAACAACACGGCCCTGTTGATCGAGGTCGCCCGCAACAAGGGTGGCTACGTTCCCGATCTCAGCTTCGGGACCCATTTCTTCCAGGACCTCGTGGAGTCCCAGATCCGCTATCTGCCACTCTATCCCGACGAGAGCGGCGTCGTGTTCAACGAGCCCTTCTTCACGCGGTCGGAGAACCTGCTCGTGCAGCTGGCTCCCGAGTACGCGCACCTCGAGGCGGTGTTGAAGGTGATCGACGTGCCGTCGGTGACCGACGGCCACGTGCTCCGGGTGCTCCTGAACGCCGAACTCGACCAGGCGGTGGCCATGATCTGTGATCCGGAGGACCCGGGGTCGAGCCTCGTCGCGCCACCGCCCTCGCCACTGTCGACGCCCGCGCGCGCGGTGGCCGAGAGCTGGCGTTGGCGACAGCGCATGGCCGAGCGCATCGCGCGGCGGATCCAGCCCGCGGAGAGCGGCGTGGTCGCCATGTACCTCTTCGGCAGCGTCAAGAACGGCACGGCCGGGCCGGGGAGCGACATCGACCTCCTGATCCACTTCCGAGGCGACGAGGCGCAGCGCGCGGACCTTCAACGCTGGCTCGATGGCTGGAGCGAGTGCCTGGCCGAATTGAACTACCTGCGGACGGGATACCACGTCGACAGTCTGCTCGACGTGCACTTCATCGACGACGGGGACATCGAGGAGCAGACGAGTTTCGCGTCCAAGATCGGGGCGATCACCGATGCCGCGGCGCCCCTGCCGCTCGACGGAAAGGACGAGGTCTAGACCTCGATCGGGGCGATGAGCTCCCGCGTGGCGGCTTCGGGCGCCTCGGGTTCGAAACGGACGAGGGCGAGTTCGGGTCCGTCGTGGGCCGCGCTCACGATCGGTGTGTCCCCCACCCGATCGCTCCAGTGGCCGGTCAGGCGTGCAGCCTCGTGCACGTGGCCGTGCAGGCCCATCCACGGCCGGTGCCGTTCGAGGAACCGGCGGACGGCGATGCTGCCGATGTGCACGTCGACCGGCGCGTGGTCGATCGTCTTTCCGTCGAGATCCGCCCGGTCGATGAGCGTGCGGTGCGGTGGGCAGTGGAACAGGCAGAGTGCGCGCGACAACTCGCGGCCTTCGGCCAGACGTTCGAGTTCGTCGGCGATGGTGGCCCACTGCAGCTCGCGTTCGGGCACCGCGATGGTCCGTCGTCCGCCTTCGGGCGGCACACAGCCGGGATCGACGTAGCGGGAGACGTCGTAGCGCTCCCAGTCCTTCAGTTGGAACGGACTGGGGGGAATGGTGGCGTAGCCGCACACCAGCCAGTCCTCGAAGGACACGCAGCGGCGGTGGACGTAGGTCCACAGGCCCTCGGCCGCGTAGCGGAGCACCGCGGCCTCGTGGAAGCGGGCGTCGTCGTTGCCCAGGATCACGAAGACGCGTGGATAGTCCGGTCCCAGTGCCGCTCGCAACGCGCGCAGTCGATCGGCGAGGAACCCCGCGAGGAATCCCTCGGTGCCGCCGGGGATCGCGGGGAGTTTCGCCATTTCGTGCGGGAAGAGGTCGCCTCCGACGAACAGCGCAGCGGGACGTTCGCGGGCGACGACGTCGAAGAGAGCGCGATAGCGTCCGGGCTGACCATGGAGGTCGCTGACGAAGAGACAGGACGGCATGGGCGCTCCGCGTACGGGGGGTGCGGGCGGGGCCGTGGACGGGCTGGACGCCGGTCGAGAGGCTGCGCCTTCGGGCGGGGACGCGCAAGCGCGGAATCGTGCGGTCGGACCGGCTCGTCCTTCCCGTGCGACGGTGGGCCACCTATGCTCGTCCTTCCTCGTTCCCGCCGGATTCCATGACCACCCATCACCCGTGGCTGCAGAAGATCCCGGTGCGCCGCCTCGTCCCGTGGACGACGGCCCTGATCGCCCTGGTGGTCTACGTGCGCACCTCGCATCCGGGCCTCGCGGGCGGCGATTCGGGTGAGCTGGTCGCGGTCGCGCACGAACTCGGGGTCGCGCATCCTCCGGGCTATCCGCTGTACACGCTGCTCGGACACGTGTGGCAGGCGGCTCTGGGTCCCGTGGATCCGGCTCGGAGTCTGAACCTGATGTCGGCCGTGGCCCAGGCGCTCGCGTCGGGGGTGCTGGCCGGGGCCGTCCTGCGGTGGACGGGCCGGCCGCTCGCGGGACTGGCCGCCGGGCTGGCCTGGGCGTTCACCGCACCCGTATGGAAGATGGCGCTCGTCGCCGAGGTCTTCGCGCTCAACGGTCTGCTCGCCGCGACGCTCGTCGCGTGCCTGTTCGCGTTGTTGGTCGACACCGGGGACCACGGTCCCGCACCGCCCCGGCGACGTGCCGTGTGGCCCTGGACCGCGATCTTCCTGGTGTGCGGACTCCTGGTCGCACACCACCACACGCTGGTGCTGCTGGCCGTCCCGGTGGTCGTGGTCGCGAGCGTGCGCATCGCGCGACGGACGCGCGGGCTCGTGGCCCCGTGGCGATTGGTGGGACACGCGGTGGTGGGTGCCGCCGTCGGTGCGAGCCCGCTGCTCCTGCTGCCGATCCGGGCGCGAGCCGGAGACGTCCTGGCGTGGGGGGATCCCGTCGATCCGCGCGGTTTCCTGCACCACCTGCTGCGGAGAGACTACGGAACCCTCTCCCTGGAGCCGGAGTCCTCGGGACTGGTCGCCGACGTCTCGCACGTCGGCCTGTGGCTGCGGTCGATCCCCGTCGAATCGGGGGCGCCCGCCGCGCTCCTGGCCGCCGTCGGAGCGGCGGTCCTCGTGCGTCGCGCGATCGCCGGCCCCGAGCGCACCGCCTCGCAGTCGATGGCCGCCGTCGTGCTCGGGTTCCTCGGGTTGCAGGCGTGGTTCTTCACGCGCGTCGGTTTTCCGGCCGAGCCACTCTACCTGGGCGTGGTCGAGCGCTTCTGGGTCCTGCCGTCGATGATCGTCGCCCTGCTCGCCGGACTGGGGGTGGCCCGGATCGCCGACGTCGCTCCCCGGACCGTGACCGCCGGTGTGGTCGCGGTGTCCGTGCTCTGGCCCGTGGTCGACCACGGACGCACGGTCGACCAGAGCAAGAACTCCTTCGTGGAGGACCTGATCGCGAACGTCGTGGTCTCGGTGCCCGAGGGTGGCGCTCTGTTCGTGCAGGGCGACCTCTTCCACAACGGCCTGGCCGTCGTCACCCGTGTCCGCGACCGGCGGCCCGACCTCGCCTGGGCCGACCAGGAGATCCTCACCTACGGCTGGGGTGTGCGGCGCACCCGCGAGCGGCATCCCGGTCTGCTGCCCGAACCGCTCGGTCGTGACGATCGCTACGCGGGTGACGACCCTGCCTCGTGGAACGTGCATTGGTTCGACCACCTGTACGGACGTCGACCGGTCGCGGTGGTCGGTGTCAAGGAGGACAGCTACGCGGCGCGCTACGCCACCGTCCCGCGGGGGCTCGTGTCGCAGGTGGTCCCTCGTGACGCCGTGCCCACGTTGGAACGGCAGGCGCGCGTGGCCCTCGACCTGATGGGCGATCTCCGCTGGCGCAGCTGGTACCGGAGACAGGATCCGAGGGGTTTCGAGGCCGCCGATCGCTGGCGGCTGGACGAGTTCGCCACGCGAACGTGTCTGCTCGTGTCCCAACCCTTCGCGCGGACTTGGACGCGCGAAGGCGTTCCGGGAATCGCCGCTCTCGAAGAGTTCCTCGACGTCCTCGTGGCACGACCCGACGCGGCATCCACAGATCTCCTGCGTGCCGCCGGACTGGCCAGCGTCGTCGGTTCGGAGCTGCGCGATCCGGTGCGGGCCCGCCGGTTGCTCGAAGCCTTCCTGCGCCGGGAGACGTCGGGCGACCGGGCCGAGGAGGCCCGCCGCGTCCTCCGTGGCCTGTGAGCGGAGCCGGAACCGGTCGTACTTGAGTTCGATTCCGACCAGCTGCTAGGCTTCGTCGGTTCCCTGTCTCCCACACCGAGGTCCCGCATGTTGCGTTCCCTTCGGGGTCCCGTGCTCGTCGCGGTCACCCTCTGGACGGTTCCCACCCTCGTCCAGGCCCAGACCGCACCCCCTCCCCGTGTCGACCAGGTGTCTCCGGCCGACGCGCCCACACCGGGTGGGCGGATCATCACGATCTCCGGTTCGGGCTTCGGGACCGCCACCGGGGCCAACGCGGTCCTCTTCGGCGATCAAGTGGGCCAGATCGTGGACTGGACCGACGTGACGATCGAGGTCGCGACGCCCGAGGCGGATCCCGGCACCGTGGACCTCGTCGTGGTCGAGGGCGTGGACGGTCAGCGTTCCGCTCCCGTGTCGTTCCCCTATGGACCCCTGCTGCTCGAGAGCGTGGCGCCGGACGTGGCCCCGGTCGGCGGCGGGATCACGCTCACGGTCGCGGGCCGGAACTTCGGGCGCGCCTCGGCGTCGCGGACGTGGACCGTGGGCGGAGTGGTCGCCGAGGAACAGGACTTCGTCCCGCACGTGCGTGCCGAGATCCTCGTCCCGTCGCTGCCGGCGACGGGGGCGCAGCCGGTCGAGCTGGTGGTGAACGGAGAGACCGCGTCGAATCCGGTGGACGTCACGGTGGTCGCGGCGACCCCGCAGATCGATGCGCTGCGGCCCGCGAGCGCTCCCACGAGGGGCGGCGTCACGATCACCATCGAGGGGCGGGACTTCGGGGTGGCACCGGGCACGGTGCAGTTCGGGAGCGCGCCGGCCGAGACGCCGACCTGGACCGATGCGCGCATCGAGGCCATCGCGCCGGAGGGTTCGCCCGGAC
It includes:
- a CDS encoding PEP/pyruvate-binding domain-containing protein, which translates into the protein MNEGRAYRGLLEDLRERAKELECLYRVEEELARPDDSLEESLQRVVGLIPGGWQYPENCAALLEVEGQVYRSQEFEPTPQMIHAEIEVQGRILGRLAVYYLQDSPPEDEGPFLFEEVRLIRSLADRLAHHILYSNLQQSQLVGGGNGGDVLDWARGLRLLREADREQYARLSRRMLNHLVSMGVTPAADMLGRRAAELAESDNENQPERTVATDRELLLSDAPFDLASNHLSNDEIMSLVQQWLYEEKVAAFNKVLADPKASLGEVADALRRFRSVSTDIQQHSRSTVAGLRASLLRRTLSSQTEFIRLARDYVDPFDFVELFDHLVVSDQGHGTVGGKSAGLLLANWILDRRGAEDPDVPRVKVPRAWFLTSDSMVAFIKHNDLEGVIEQKYKEIDEVRQEYPNIVQLFKSSAFPPEIVKGLSVALDDLGEGTPLIVRSSSLLEDRLGTAFSGKYKSLFVSNLGTKRERLNALIDAIAEVYASVFGPDPIEYRRDRGLLDFHEEMGVLIQAVVGKRVGRWFLPAFAGVAFSRNEFRWSPRIRREDGIVRVVPGLGTRAVDRTADDYPVLSVPGRPGLRANVAIDEIIRYSPRWVDCIDLEDGRFVTITLEELLREAGTDLPGFELVFSSVDGDRLRPAHPLLTDPERVELVCDFEGLLSNSTFSQDVRRILDILEDALESPVDIEFAHDGEQLYLLQCRPQSSSSDERADAIPQDLDQRQVVFTANRYVNNGHVPDLTHMVYVDPLRYAELPGEREMREVGHAVGRLNELLPKRQFALVGPGRWGSRGDIKLGVPITYSEINNTALLIEVARNKGGYVPDLSFGTHFFQDLVESQIRYLPLYPDESGVVFNEPFFTRSENLLVQLAPEYAHLEAVLKVIDVPSVTDGHVLRVLLNAELDQAVAMICDPEDPGSSLVAPPPSPLSTPARAVAESWRWRQRMAERIARRIQPAESGVVAMYLFGSVKNGTAGPGSDIDLLIHFRGDEAQRADLQRWLDGWSECLAELNYLRTGYHVDSLLDVHFIDDGDIEEQTSFASKIGAITDAAAPLPLDGKDEV
- a CDS encoding DUF2723 domain-containing protein, with protein sequence MTTHHPWLQKIPVRRLVPWTTALIALVVYVRTSHPGLAGGDSGELVAVAHELGVAHPPGYPLYTLLGHVWQAALGPVDPARSLNLMSAVAQALASGVLAGAVLRWTGRPLAGLAAGLAWAFTAPVWKMALVAEVFALNGLLAATLVACLFALLVDTGDHGPAPPRRRAVWPWTAIFLVCGLLVAHHHTLVLLAVPVVVVASVRIARRTRGLVAPWRLVGHAVVGAAVGASPLLLLPIRARAGDVLAWGDPVDPRGFLHHLLRRDYGTLSLEPESSGLVADVSHVGLWLRSIPVESGAPAALLAAVGAAVLVRRAIAGPERTASQSMAAVVLGFLGLQAWFFTRVGFPAEPLYLGVVERFWVLPSMIVALLAGLGVARIADVAPRTVTAGVVAVSVLWPVVDHGRTVDQSKNSFVEDLIANVVVSVPEGGALFVQGDLFHNGLAVVTRVRDRRPDLAWADQEILTYGWGVRRTRERHPGLLPEPLGRDDRYAGDDPASWNVHWFDHLYGRRPVAVVGVKEDSYAARYATVPRGLVSQVVPRDAVPTLERQARVALDLMGDLRWRSWYRRQDPRGFEAADRWRLDEFATRTCLLVSQPFARTWTREGVPGIAALEEFLDVLVARPDAASTDLLRAAGLASVVGSELRDPVRARRLLEAFLRRETSGDRAEEARRVLRGL
- a CDS encoding PEP/pyruvate-binding domain-containing protein; this translates as MGGSAERPVDDFRRRSGGVGPGIHRIGAGEIGGKAAGLVFLRDEVVGRIDTSRFDGLSIDVPPMSVLGTQVFEAFVGRNDLDIERLSGRSDAWIAHVFQRANLPPTVVGDLHALIRGQRRPLAVRSSSRLEDALAHPFAGVYGTKMLPNDQIDSSTRFRRLLEAIKYVYGTTWSAAARSYHASLGHEVGDESMAVVLQEVVGRRHGDRYYPDLSGVARSWNPYPLPGCEPEDGVVSLALGLGRQIVDGGLSWTYCPRRPRVQPPWADVADRARNTQTTFWAVNMGPPPAHDPTRETEYLVELDLARAEDDGRIDRFVSSWDRANDRLRPGRIGPRGTPRVLDYAPLLQYGDLPFNDLVTALIEAARDASGAEIELEFAATFGDGPRDPAHLSVLQLRPMAVQADTVEVDEAELHDPRAVVASTSVLGDGDEELHDVVFVEPEGFDRSYTRDVAAELATINDDLVREGRPYVLLGFGRWGSSDPWLGIPVVWGQISGVRVLVEASLQELSADPSQGSHFLHNLVGRGAMMLTVPRSQQPPIDWERLRAMPEIRRTRWCRHVRSPAPLRVRVDGRRRRGVVLSHE
- a CDS encoding Glu/Leu/Phe/Val dehydrogenase; amino-acid sequence: METVARERAYNPFEVAQSQFDNIAEQIGLDDGMRQLLRNPMREFHFNIPVRLDDGSTRVFRGFRVQHNDARGPGKGGIRFHPQETIDTVRALAMWMTWKTAVVDIPLGGSKGGVICDPHELSMREQEQICRGWVRQVARDIGPISDVPAPDVMTNSQHMLWMLDEYEHIAGQHMPGMITGKPVGMGGSLGRTQATGYGVIYTLREALREKDLDPQNCIASVQGFGNVAQYAIELFDQLGGSVTCVSSWDQKDRRSYCFRRPGGVDLEQLRGVTDRFGGIDKEKAQDLGYELLPGEQWIEQEVDILIPCALENQINEDNVGLVSDRVKIVAEGANGPTTPEADAALRKRGTFVIPDFLANAGGVSCSYFEQVQSNMNYYWDMDEVLGKLDTIMTAAYLDVSNFAEKKHLEMRDAAQVLAVSRVAQACHDRGWL
- a CDS encoding metallophosphoesterase, yielding MPSCLFVSDLHGQPGRYRALFDVVARERPAALFVGGDLFPHEMAKLPAIPGGTEGFLAGFLADRLRALRAALGPDYPRVFVILGNDDARFHEAAVLRYAAEGLWTYVHRRCVSFEDWLVCGYATIPPSPFQLKDWERYDVSRYVDPGCVPPEGGRRTIAVPERELQWATIADELERLAEGRELSRALCLFHCPPHRTLIDRADLDGKTIDHAPVDVHIGSIAVRRFLERHRPWMGLHGHVHEAARLTGHWSDRVGDTPIVSAAHDGPELALVRFEPEAPEAATRELIAPIEV